One stretch of Nitratiruptor tergarcus DSM 16512 DNA includes these proteins:
- the xseA gene encoding exodeoxyribonuclease VII large subunit has translation MQVLTVSQLNEQIKSLLESHFLEVYVEGEVSRPTYHTSGHLYFSLKDEKSVIRCVMFRSDLRSVPFRVEEGQKLILKGRIGIYTPRGEYQLYAKELHPAGAGSLQIAFEQLKKKLEAKGYFAKQRPIPDFVKTIAIVTSATGAALQDMLRIIDKRWPLVKVYIVNSLVQGKEAAQDLAHSIEIADSLGADVMIVGRGGGSIEDLWCFNEEIVAEAIYKAKTPVVSAVGHEIDYVISDFVADLRAPTPSAAIERILPDKEEILLYLDTLMDRMHKRMQSIVGLKEQELRHIQQSMAQLSPHRRLELYRQQILNLSQGFSQALRISIQTKEQEIPRLLQALHNSLAMQLQAKTNELILLQQKMEMAYRAKELPKGSAQVVKNGKPVMLSDLKIGDEVQLQDLHYRVGVKVESKDVL, from the coding sequence ATGCAGGTCTTAACTGTTTCTCAGCTCAATGAGCAGATAAAATCGCTTTTAGAGTCTCACTTTCTTGAGGTGTATGTAGAAGGAGAAGTGAGCAGGCCTACGTACCATACCAGCGGACACCTCTACTTTAGCCTCAAAGATGAAAAAAGCGTCATTCGTTGTGTTATGTTTCGCAGTGATCTGCGCAGTGTACCTTTTAGGGTAGAGGAGGGGCAAAAGCTTATCCTCAAGGGCCGCATCGGAATTTACACACCAAGAGGGGAGTATCAACTCTATGCAAAAGAGCTACATCCAGCAGGTGCAGGCTCATTACAGATAGCTTTCGAGCAACTCAAGAAAAAGCTTGAAGCAAAGGGCTATTTTGCAAAGCAGCGCCCAATTCCAGATTTTGTAAAAACTATTGCAATCGTTACTTCTGCTACTGGTGCAGCGTTGCAAGATATGCTGCGCATTATTGATAAACGCTGGCCTTTAGTGAAGGTATATATTGTAAACTCCTTGGTACAGGGAAAAGAGGCAGCACAAGATCTTGCTCACTCCATCGAGATAGCAGACTCTCTTGGGGCCGATGTTATGATAGTAGGACGGGGTGGGGGAAGTATTGAAGATCTGTGGTGCTTCAATGAAGAGATAGTTGCTGAAGCAATTTACAAAGCAAAAACTCCCGTTGTCTCTGCAGTAGGGCATGAGATCGATTATGTTATTAGTGATTTTGTTGCAGATCTGCGTGCTCCAACGCCTAGTGCAGCCATTGAGAGGATTTTGCCAGACAAAGAGGAGATACTACTCTATCTTGATACACTTATGGATAGGATGCACAAGCGTATGCAAAGCATTGTGGGACTCAAAGAACAAGAACTTCGCCATATACAGCAGTCCATGGCACAACTCTCTCCTCATAGAAGACTAGAGCTATATAGGCAACAAATCCTCAATCTTAGCCAGGGTTTTTCACAGGCTCTGCGCATAAGTATACAAACCAAAGAGCAAGAGATCCCTAGACTCCTGCAAGCATTGCACAATAGTTTAGCAATGCAGTTGCAGGCAAAAACAAATGAGTTGATACTGTTACAGCAAAAGATGGAGATGGCATATAGAGCAAAGGAGCTGCCAAAAGGGAGTGCACAAGTAGTAAAGAATGGCAAACCTGTCATGCTATCCGATCTTAAAATAGGTGATGAGGTGCAGCTTCAAGATCTTCACTATCGCGTAGGTGTAAAAGTTGAGAGTAAGGATGTGCTATAA
- the ubiE gene encoding bifunctional demethylmenaquinone methyltransferase/2-methoxy-6-polyprenyl-1,4-benzoquinol methylase UbiE gives MDKQKKIVSMFDDIAKSYDIANRILSFGSDIVWRKRACERAFEIYNNDSIERIVDVACGTGDMLGFWEQTARKKGIGVDDFVGVDPSEGMLEVAKEKFPHFSYVVAFAQDLPLPSEAAEFVSITYGIRNVVERKEAIDEFYRILKPGGVLVILEFTKRRKQNLMDNIVEFYMKNILPRVGGMVSGNKDAYEYLPNSIDSFLTTEQLIEELEAVGFTMEYVKAFSFGISTLFIAKKV, from the coding sequence ATGGATAAGCAGAAAAAAATAGTTTCAATGTTTGACGATATTGCAAAAAGTTACGATATTGCAAATAGGATTCTTAGTTTTGGCAGTGATATTGTATGGCGCAAGAGAGCCTGCGAGAGGGCATTTGAGATCTATAATAATGATAGCATAGAGCGTATTGTAGATGTAGCGTGCGGGACTGGCGATATGCTTGGGTTTTGGGAGCAGACAGCTCGCAAAAAAGGGATTGGTGTAGATGATTTTGTTGGAGTAGATCCTTCTGAGGGAATGCTTGAAGTAGCAAAAGAGAAGTTTCCACACTTTTCCTATGTAGTTGCATTTGCACAAGATCTTCCTCTCCCAAGCGAGGCAGCAGAATTTGTCAGTATCACCTATGGTATTAGAAATGTTGTAGAGCGCAAAGAGGCAATTGATGAGTTTTATCGCATTTTAAAGCCGGGAGGAGTGCTTGTTATCTTAGAATTTACCAAACGGCGCAAGCAAAATCTCATGGATAACATCGTCGAGTTTTATATGAAAAATATCTTACCAAGGGTAGGAGGCATGGTATCAGGAAACAAAGATGCCTATGAGTATCTTCCAAACTCCATTGATAGCTTTTTGACTACAGAGCAGCTCATTGAGGAGCTTGAGGCTGTAGGGTTTACTATGGAGTATGTGAAAGCCTTCTCTTTTGGGATCTCTACACTCTTTATTGCTAAAAAAGTATAA
- the ribD gene encoding bifunctional diaminohydroxyphosphoribosylaminopyrimidine deaminase/5-amino-6-(5-phosphoribosylamino)uracil reductase RibD: protein MVNFDSFYMQAALDEAWKFQGLTYPNPAVGAVVVKDGKLLSIAAHQQAGAPHAEVLAIKDAYYALTKDEEILPINESLHLHNYLLKNAGELFRDATMYVTLEPCFHYGKTPPCSLLIKNLGFKRIVIAILDPNKKATGGARYLKESGLEVVVGVKEQEAKDLLEPFIRWSKSRFIFFKFAQTINGNLTAGTISNIQSREIVHQLRNKIDLLVIGGNTVRKDRPILDSRLVQGRAPDVLIYSKKTEFDAKIPLFKVPKREVFIEDSLERVKEYKFIMVEGGEGMLKATRALVDWYMIFIAPKSLEKPNYTFNKKLRFLHTQNIGDDLLIWSKNG, encoded by the coding sequence ATGGTAAATTTCGATAGCTTCTACATGCAGGCAGCACTCGATGAAGCCTGGAAATTTCAAGGATTAACATACCCCAATCCTGCCGTGGGTGCAGTAGTTGTCAAAGATGGGAAGCTTCTTAGCATTGCAGCACACCAACAAGCAGGTGCTCCCCATGCTGAAGTGTTGGCTATCAAAGATGCCTACTACGCTTTGACAAAAGATGAGGAGATACTTCCTATAAATGAGTCTTTGCATCTCCACAACTACTTATTAAAAAATGCAGGTGAGCTCTTTAGAGACGCTACGATGTATGTAACGCTAGAGCCCTGCTTTCACTATGGAAAAACTCCTCCTTGCTCACTATTGATTAAAAATCTTGGATTTAAAAGAATCGTTATTGCAATTTTAGATCCAAACAAAAAGGCTACAGGTGGTGCACGCTATCTCAAAGAGAGTGGTTTGGAGGTAGTAGTAGGTGTTAAAGAGCAAGAAGCAAAAGATCTTCTTGAGCCTTTTATTCGCTGGAGTAAAAGTAGATTCATCTTTTTTAAATTTGCTCAAACAATCAATGGAAATTTAACAGCTGGAACTATTAGTAATATTCAATCACGTGAGATAGTGCACCAGTTGCGCAATAAAATAGACCTCCTTGTGATAGGGGGGAATACCGTGAGAAAAGATAGACCTATCTTGGATAGCCGCCTTGTTCAAGGACGTGCCCCTGATGTTCTTATCTACTCTAAAAAAACAGAGTTTGATGCAAAGATTCCTCTTTTTAAAGTTCCAAAGAGAGAAGTATTTATAGAAGATAGTTTGGAAAGAGTAAAAGAGTATAAATTCATTATGGTAGAAGGGGGCGAGGGAATGCTTAAAGCCACAAGAGCACTAGTAGATTGGTATATGATCTTCATTGCTCCCAAATCTTTGGAAAAACCAAATTATACTTTTAATAAGAAGTTACGTTTTTTACATACACAAAACATAGGGGATGATCTCCTTATATGGAGTAAGAATGGATAA
- the rimP gene encoding ribosome maturation factor RimP, with protein sequence MSLEQDIKNIVESCGAKLYDIETVSERGKTIYRVTITDKEGVSLDKCVQISQLISPLLDVHPPVQGDYNLEVSSPGIERKLKKLSHFENSIGEKVRITTIDGEVYEGELVGVEDKKITLQTSQGKISIDFDNISSAKTYFEW encoded by the coding sequence GTGAGTCTTGAGCAAGATATAAAAAATATCGTAGAATCATGTGGAGCGAAACTCTATGATATTGAGACAGTGAGCGAGAGGGGCAAGACGATTTACCGGGTAACAATTACAGATAAAGAGGGTGTGAGTCTTGATAAATGTGTCCAGATCTCGCAACTCATTTCTCCACTGCTTGATGTTCATCCTCCCGTACAGGGTGATTACAATCTTGAGGTAAGCTCTCCGGGAATTGAGAGAAAACTCAAAAAGCTTTCTCATTTTGAAAATTCTATTGGAGAGAAGGTACGTATCACTACAATTGATGGAGAAGTTTACGAAGGAGAACTTGTAGGGGTAGAAGATAAAAAGATTACGCTACAAACCTCTCAAGGCAAAATAAGTATCGATTTTGATAATATCTCCAGTGCAAAGACCTATTTTGAATGGTAA
- the rbfA gene encoding 30S ribosome-binding factor RbfA — MKPSEIKRKRQASLLRELISEAVGQLDDERLHGITVTEVDVKKGGYDADVYIDKSFYSPEEQKEILKALKKAAPLLQSYCLEMSGWFKCPKFHFKFDELLDQQKKIEDLFAKIKEEK, encoded by the coding sequence GTGAAACCAAGTGAAATAAAAAGAAAACGCCAAGCATCGCTGCTGCGAGAGCTTATTAGTGAAGCAGTAGGGCAGTTAGATGATGAGCGGTTGCATGGCATTACTGTGACAGAAGTTGATGTAAAAAAGGGTGGATACGATGCAGATGTCTATATAGACAAATCATTCTATTCACCTGAGGAGCAAAAAGAGATTCTCAAAGCCCTTAAAAAAGCAGCACCTCTTTTGCAAAGTTACTGCTTAGAGATGAGTGGCTGGTTTAAATGTCCAAAATTCCATTTTAAATTTGATGAGCTTCTAGATCAGCAGAAGAAAATCGAAGATCTCTTTGCAAAGATAAAGGAAGAGAAGTGA